A genomic region of Dunckerocampus dactyliophorus isolate RoL2022-P2 chromosome 10, RoL_Ddac_1.1, whole genome shotgun sequence contains the following coding sequences:
- the mob3a gene encoding MOB kinase activator 3A has product MSMALKQVFNKDRTFRPKRKFEPGTQRFDLHKKAQASLNAGLDLKQAVQLPHGEDLNDWVAVHVVDFFNRINLIYGTISDSCTDKTCPVMSGGPKYEYRWQDEHKYKRPTALSAPKYMSLLMDWIEVQINNENIFPTNVGTPFPKTFMQVAKKILSRLFRVFVHVYIHHFDRVSQMGAEAHVNTCYKHFYYFVTEFNLTDHKELEPLKEMTSRMCH; this is encoded by the exons ATGTCCATGGCACTGAAACAAGTCTTCAACAAAGACAGGACATTCCGACCCAAGCGCAAGTTTGAGCCCGGCACACAGCGCTTTGACCTGCACAAGAAGGCCCAGGCCTCTCTGAACGCCGGTTTGGACCTGAAGCAGGCCGTGCAGCTGCCTCATGGGGAGGACCTGAACGACTGGGTGGCTGTCCACGTCGTCGACTTCTTCAACCGCATCAACCTCATCTACGGCACCATCAGTGACTCCTGCACCGACAAGACCTGCCCGGTGATGTCTGGCGGGCCCAAGTACGAGTACCGCTGGCAGGACGAGCACAAGTACAAGAGGCCGACTGCGCTGTCGGCCCCCAAATACATGAGCCTGCTCATGGACTGGATTGAGGTACAGATCAACAACGAGAACATCTTTCCCACCAATGTCG GTACTCCTTTCCCTAAGACCTTCATGCAGGTGGCTAAGAAGATTTTGTCCCGCCTGTTCCGGGTGTTTGTCCACGTCTACATCCACCACTTTGACCGTGTGAGCCAGATGGGGGCCGAGGCTCACGTCAATACCTGCTACAAGCATTTCTATTACTTTGTCACCGAGTTCAACCTCACAGACCACAAAGAGCTGGAGCCCCTG AAAGAGATGACCTCTCGGATGTGCCACTGA
- the LOC129189329 gene encoding tyrosine-protein kinase ZAP-70 yields the protein MSTDPAANLPFFYGSISRYDAEQYLKLAGMADGLFLLRQCLRSLGGYVLSVVCDLEFHHYSIEKQLNDTYCIAGGKPHCGPAELCEFYSKDPDGLVCALKKPCLRSSDTAIKSCVFDSLKENMLKEYVKQTWGLEGDTMKQAIISQAPQLEKLIATTAHEKMLWYHGKIPRQESERLLYSGTQTDGKFLIRDREEPGTFALSVMYGKSVYHYQILQGKSGKYSMPEGTKFDTLWQLVEYLKIKPDGLVTSLGDACVSRAAGKIPSLPATRRTGPNSYTPPPHAANVTSKAASDVPADNVLPMDCTGFNPYHDPSDIKKFNIRRDQLLVDEVELGSGNFGCVKKGVLKADNGQMDVAIKVLKNDNENLVKAEMMREAEIMHQLSNPFIVRMLGLCNAESLMLVMEMASAGPLNKFLSSRKDTVTVEIIVNLMHQVSMGMKYLEEKNFVHRDLAARNVLLVNEKFAKISDFGLSKALGADDNYYKSRSAGPWPLKWYAPESINYRKFSSKSDVWSYGVTMWEAFSYGGKPYKKMKQVEVNSFIKSGQRLACPAKCPERMYAVMQECWTYKHEDRPDFKKVEESMRSYHYSISNKVNPEGSATAAEPNK from the exons ATGTCCACCGACCCAGCAGCAAATCTCCCTTTCTTTTACGGCAGCATCAGTCGCTATGACGCCGAGCAGTATTTGAAACTGGCCGGGATGGCAGACGGCCTCTTCTTGCTGCGTCAGTGTCTCCGAAGTCTGGGCGGATACGTCCTCTCTGTGGTGTGCGACTTGGAGTTCCACCATTACTCCATTGAGAAACAGCTCAACGACACGTACTGCATCGCAGGAGGCAAACCCCACTGTGGGCCTGCGGAGCTTTGTGAGTTTTACAGCAAGGACCCTGATGGGCTGGTGTGTGCGCTGAAGAAACCTTGCTTACGCTCCTCGGATACAGCGATCAAAAGTTGCGTGTTCGACAGCCTAAAGGAAAACATGTTGAAGGAGTATGTGAAGCAGACCTGGGGTCTTGAG GGAGACACCATGAAGCAGGCCATCATCAGTCAAGCTCCTCAACTGGAAAAGTTAATCGCCACGACAGCCCACGAGAAGATGCTTTGGTATCACGGCAAAATCCCCCGACAGGAAAGTGAGAGACTGCTTTACAGTGGAACGCAAACAGACGGCAAGTTTCT gATTAGAGACAGAGAGGAGCCTGGTACTTTTGCGCTCTCTGTCATGTATGGGAAGTCTGTGTATCACTATCAAATCCTCCAAGGCAAGTCAGGAAAATATTCAATGCCAGAGGGAACAAAGTTCGACACTTTATGGCAG TTGGTAGAGTACCTGAAGATAAAACCTGATGGCCTGGTGACAAGTCTTGGCGATGCGTGTGTCAGCAGAGCCGCTGGAA AAATACCCAGCCTTCCAGCAACC AGGAGAACTGGCCCAAATAGCTACACACCGCCACCTCACG CTGCAAATGTGACTTCGAAAGCAGCCTCAGACGTACCTGCAGATAATGTTCTTCCAATGGACTGCACTGGGTTCAACCCATATCACGACCCCAGCGACATTAAGAAGTTTAACATTCGGCGGGATCAGCTACTCGTCGATGAGGTGGAGCTTGGCTCTGGCAATTTTGGCTGTGTCAAGAAGGGAGTCCTCAAGGCTGACAA TGGCCAGATGGATGTTGCCATCAAAGTGCTGAAGAATGACAACGAGAACCTAGTGAAGGCGGAGATGATGAGGGAGGCAGAGATCATGCACCAGCTGAGTAATCCCTTCATTGTTCGGATGCTGGGGCTGTGCAACGCTGAGAGTCTGATGTTAGTGATGGAGATGGCTTCCGCCGGACCTCTCAACAAGTTTCTCTCCTCCAGAAA AGACACTGTAACTGTGGAGATCATTGTCAACCTGATGCACCAGGTGTCGATGGGTATGAAATATCTGGAAGAGAAAAACTTTGTGCACAGGGATTTGGCAGCTCGCAACGTCCTGCTGGTAAACGAAAAGTTTGCTAAAATCAGCGACTTTGGACTGTCTAAGGCCCTGGGAGCGGACGACAACTACTACAAG TCCCGTTCCGCAGGGCCATGGCCACTGAAATGGTACGCTCCAGAAAGTATAAACTACCGCAAATTCTCCAGCAAAAGTGACGTGTGGAGTTACGGGGTCACCATGTGGGAAGCCTTCTCATACGGAGGGAAACCTTACAAG AAAATGAAACAGGTGGAGGTGAATAGTTTCATTAAAAGTGGGCAGCGCTTGGCGTGTCCCGCTAAGTGTCCAGAACGAATGTATGCAGTGATGCAAGAATGCTGGACATACAA ACATGAGGACCGTCCCGACTTTAAGAAGGTGGAGGAGTCCATGAGATCTTACCATTATTCCATATCAAACAAGGTTAATCCGGAGGGGTCTGCCACTGCCGCTGAGCCTAACAAATAG